One stretch of Brettanomyces nanus chromosome 4, complete sequence DNA includes these proteins:
- a CDS encoding uncharacterized protein (EggNog:ENOG41), which yields MTTFLDSPITLEQLSDKSLQNLAKVSDYPLDYNIFLFKGIDQSRSEDLDELTQFRKSVLDSIPKDYGDLIFDAVGANQLELTTIARLQNRLLKLLILERHRRDIEILNRMISEDPKLANKKISYIQLKEPLKYEIKSPIYKSFENNRDLYKESFRKFALLQNVEYDFEHLIDDNGDYQTDDDLLEAFCTDDILDFNDKMKENKDKDYDTIEDVVANSKIGKVLVPLAAQAFFTRDDDEKDEKDEKDD from the coding sequence ATGACTACATTTCTCGATTCACCAATCACATTGGAACAATTGTCGGAcaaatctcttcaaaatttggccaaagtCTCGGATTATCCCTTGGATTACAATATCTTCCTATTCAAGGGAATCGACCAGAGTAGGTCCGAAGACTTGGACGAGCTTACGCAGTTTCGGAAATCGGTGTTGGACAGTATTCCAAAGGATTATGGCGATCTTATTTTTGATGCAGTTGGAGCCAATCAATTGGAGTTGACCACAATAGCTAGATTACAGAACAGACTACTGAAGTTGTTAATCTTGGAAAGACATAGAAGAGATATTGAAATTTTGAATAGGATGATTTCTGAGGATCCcaaattggccaataagAAGATTTCATACATTCAGTTGAAAGAACCGTTGAAATATGAGATCAAGTCACCCATTTATAAATCTTTCGAGAACAATAGGGACCTTTACAAGGAGAGTTTTAGGAAGTTTGCGCTTCTACAAAACGTCGAGTATGATTTTGAACACttgattgatgataacGGTGACTATCAGAccgatgatgatcttttAGAAGCTTTTTGTACTGATGATATCTTGGATTTCAACGATAAAATGAAGGAAAATAAGGATAAGGACTACGATACGATTGAAGATGTCGTGGCCAACTCAAAAATCGGAAAAGTGTTGGTTCCCTTGGCTGCACAGGCATTTTTCACCCGAGATGATGACGAAAAGGACGAAAAGGACGAAAAGGACGACTGA
- a CDS encoding uncharacterized protein (EggNog:ENOG41) encodes MRTTTINKPFIDPSCDLSEGITYDARNHSLSWIDINRGYIYRTLLDSHDEPDGIKSYKIDENIGLMGLTNDVNKVIVGVSKTIDVFDFSKGAIVHNLARFPNGNVASNGWQLRSNDGCVDEKGNFWVGTMCDGSCPEVKDVGTLYRLNKDTLKLEIVMKNVGIPNGLEWHDGYMYWASSMEHIIYKFKMNNSTGLPDLASKQPFVNMADAFKNHSNKSYTLGEPDGFSMDTEGNIYSAVWGTNRVIKINSDGKVVEEFVFPAKRISCTTIGGSKMNTMYVTSGADHDSDASPDDQGSKIFRVQLDDQIKGIEKRRWQGPLN; translated from the exons ATGAGAACTACTACCATTAACAAG CCATTTATCGACCCTTCTTGTGACCTAAGTGAGGGTATCACTTACGATGCCAGAAACCACTCGTTATCATGGATAGATATTAACAGAGGTTACATTTATCGAACGCTACTCGACTCGCACGACGAACCGGATGGAATAAAGTCTTATAAGATCGACGAGAACATAGGCTTGATGGGATTAACTAACGACGTCAATAAAGTCATAGTGGGTGTCTCCAAGACTATCGACGTGTTTGATTTCAGTAAAGGGGCCATTGTCCACAACTTGGCCAGGTTTCCAAACGGCAACGTTGCATCCAATGGCTGGCAGTTGAGGTCGAATGATGGCTGTGTGGACGAAAAGGGTAACTTCTGGGTAGGTACTATGTGTGATGGTTCTTGTCCTGAAGTGAAGGATGTAGGAACCCTTTACAGGCTCAACAAAGATACTCTAAAACTTGAAATTGTGATGAAAAATGTTGGTATTCCAAACGGACTCGAGTGGCATGACGGCTACATGTATTGGGCAAGTTCCATGGAACATATCATTTACAAATTCAAGATGAACAACAGTACTGGTCTCCCTGATTTGGCTAGCAAGCAACCTTTTGTAAATATGGCCGATGCTTTCAAGAATCACAGCAATAAATCTTACACTTTAGGAGAACCGGACGGATTTTCCATGGATACTGAAGGAAACATCTATTCTGCTGTTTGGGGAACCAATAGAGTCATCAAGATCAACAGTGACGGCAAAGTGGTTGAAGAATTCGTGTTCCCAGCTAAGAGAATTAGCTGTACTACGATTGGAGGTTCCAAGATGAACACAATGTATGTGACAAGTGGAGCAGACCACGATTCAGATGCATCTCCAGATGATCAGGGCAGTAAAATCTTCAGAGTTCAATTGGACGATCAAATTAAAGgtatagaaaagagaagatggcAAGGTCCATTGAATTGA
- a CDS encoding uncharacterized protein (EggNog:ENOG41) has translation MFSGDSYNDGIVCHIEDIGEASSDLSDGFMETVSKSSDENSVDVASKVLNIPSEFVEYYKELPSRYKIVAQIGEGAFSKVFKAEDTACNGYIAIKVIDKKGMKTSQIDSALKEVAIMRRLRHRNIVKLYGYQNSQKSRFCFLLLEYVAGGEIFNQIIKYTYFSENLARHVIRQVAHAVKYLHDNGVVHRDIKPENLLFVPVKMIHRSEKEQVLARRKSDDNKKIDEGLFIKGYGSAGIGVVKLADFGLSTVLASDDMRAKTPCGTVGYTSPEQHLNLGYTKKVDLWAIGCVLYTLVVGFPPFYSNSGNSKEISIIVARGEYKFLSPWFDEVSQECKNLISNLLTVDPEKRYSIDDLLRDPWVTKGYEDEVVSSLSSVAAEDAPSSTTFDKELFSKFTHHLVTESNVDDYFGIADQQLITTPRAEAIRMVFDAGTVVQRSTSPLGDKFGRSRAGAIDSLYFADVKEEEEEEDEEEKRDGDDDDSLNGDDSLNGDDSLDCDDSLDGDDSLDDEDSLDDEDDSLGDFNDDDHDSTLSLENASVKSASSITARPPEIVYDGSMSSSSFSEAAKGEADEVVTAEISNDETGTRRRSSVSFELKPGRCRAPSNSASYLAAHTLAYSKSTSCQKEYPKSPCPRKMSLDVHIGIDSEPKKCQETDVLVPKMCRHPTPYIKYPVDDVETAQPMQLSSGSFDLKLESSTILNRRRLSTHLP, from the coding sequence ATGTTTAGCGGCGACAGTTATAATGACGGAATTGTCTGCCATATCGAAGATATAGGAGAGGCCTCCAGTGATTTAAGTGATGGTTTTATGGAGACTGTTTCGAAGTCGTCCGATGAGAATTCTGTTGATGTTGCATCCAAAGTATTGAACATACCTTCCGAATTCGTCGAATATTATAAGGAACTACCTTCTAGGTACAAGATCGTCGCTCAAATAGGAGAAGGTGCATTCTCTAAGGTCTTTAAAGCCGAGGACACTGCATGTAATGGGTATATAGCCATCAAAGTGATCGATAAAAAGGGAATGAAAACCAGCCAGATCGACTCGGCTCTGAAAGAGGTTGCAATCATGAGACGATTACGTCATCGTAATATTGTCAAACTTTATGGATACCAAAATAGTCAGAAGTCACGATTCTGCTTTCTACTTTTGGAATACGTTGCCGGAGGAGAGATCTTCAACCAAATCATTAAATACACCTATTTCAGCGAGAACTTGGCTCGTCACGTGATCCGTCAAGTGGCCCATGCTGTCAAGTATTTACATGACAATGGCGTTGTTCATAGGGATATTAAGCCTgaaaatcttctctttgtacCCGTGAAAATGATTCACCGGTCTGAGAAAGAGCAGGTTTTGGCCCGGAGAAAATCTGACGATAACAAAAAGATTGACGAAGGTCTGTTTATCAAAGGTTACGGATCGGCCGGAATAGGTGTAGTCAAGTTGGCCGATTTTGGTTTATCCACCGTCTTGGCCTCAGACGATATGCGTGCCAAGACTCCGTGCGGTACCGTTGGCTATACAAGTCCAGAGCAGCATCTCAATCTTGGATACACCAAAAAGGTCGATCTTTGGGCCATTGGTTGTGTCCTTTATACTTTGGTTGTTGGTTTCCCTCCTTTTTATTCAAATTCTGGTAATTCGAAAGAAATCAGCATCATAGTGGCTCGTGGTGAGTACAAGTTTTTAAGTCCTTGGTTTGATGAGGTTAGTCAAGAGTGTAAGAATCTCATATCAAACTTGTTGACTGTTGACCCTGAGAAGCGGTATTCCATAGATGATTTGTTGAGAGATCCATGGGTTACAAAAGGAtacgaagatgaagttgttaGCAGCTTATCCTCGGTGGCTGCTGAAGATGCTCCAAGTTCTACGACCTTTGACAAAGAATTGTTTTCCAAGTTTACTCATCATTTGGTTACGGAAAGTAATGTGGATGACTATTTTGGTATTGCAGATCAGCAGCTTATTACTACACCTCGTGCTGAGGCTATTAGGATGGTGTTTGATGCTGGTACAGTTGTCCAAAGATCCACTAGTCCATTAGGAGATAAATTTGGAAGATCCCGTGCTGGTGCGATAGATTCGTTGTATTTTGCTGATGTcaaggaggaagaggaggaggaagatgaggaggagaagCGTGATGGCGACGATGATGACAGTCTTAACGGTGATGACAGTCTTAACGGTGATGACAGTCTTGACTGCGATGACAGTCTTGACGGCGATGACAGTCTTGACGATGAAGACAGTCTtgacgatgaagacgaTAGTCTAGGTGATTTCAACGATGACGACCATGACTCTACTCTCTCTCTTGAAAATGCTAGTGTCAAATCAGCTTCATCGATCACTGCTCGCCCTCCTGAGATTGTATATGATGGCTCAATGTCGTCGTCCAGCTTTTCAGAGGCAGCTAAAGGTGAAGCGGATGAAGTTGTGACTGCGGAGATATCAAACGACGAAACAGGGACTCGTAGGAGGTCGTCTGTATCGTTTGAGCTGAAGCCAGGGAGGTGTCGGGCCCCTTCCAACTCTGCATCTTATTTGGCCGCACATACTTTGGCATATTCGAAGAGTACAAGTTGCCAAAAGGAATATCCAAAGAGTCCATGTCCAAGAAAAATGAGTTTGGACGTACATATTGGCATAGACTCAGAGCCAAAAAAGTGTCAAGAGACCGATGTACTAGTGCCAAAGATGTGCAGACATCCCACACCTTACATCAAATACCCCGTGGATGATGTTGAGACAGCTCAGCCGATGCAATTGAGCTCCGGTAGTTTTGACCTCAAGCTGGAATCGTCCACGATTCTTAACCGGCGAAGACTCTCCACGCACCTCCCATGA
- a CDS encoding uncharacterized protein (BUSCO:EOG09341G4E), whose protein sequence is MSTSRSLYQALGILKGARNVIEESFRISQSECSIFTGSTFSADDALYEEARGRSEAARNGQVYDVKPPSDIFQDARDKSEGIKQNRSASTKSKKSGSSSGKRQFSTVSFVMNETKTGSKIIGEAEKPEMQLLGQSAVPSTKLQRLFHYGSLAANIGMNVVKEGAKKYASGESPVFSKLLMSPRNIHRMARKLSQMRGAALKIGQMLSFQDNSVLPKEVAQILSKVQNTAQYMPASQLEKTVSFELGDGWRKRFFASFDDVPIAAASIGQVHRAVTKEGLEEVVLKVQYPGVADSIDSDLDTILMLMTVSRMLPSGMFLDKSVANARVELKWECDYLREARNIERFADLLKDDDCFAVPKVYHEISDEHVLTMQMMNGVEVSKGNFSQETKNWICENIMRLCLNEIYKFKFMQTDPNWANFLYNEKTNKIELLDFGACRDFPAEFVTLYANCLRAAVKQDREKAEKYSRDLGYLTGLETPEMTSAHVDSMMVLGEPFCAQENGNKCYDFSHQTVTDRVRANIGLMLKERLTPPPEETYSLHRKLSGAYLLCARMNAVIPCQRLFEEVIGLDYE, encoded by the coding sequence ATGAGCACTTCACGATCGTTGTATCAAGCATTGGGCATTCTTAAAGGAGCAAGAAACGTTATTGAAGAGTCGTTTCGAATCAGCCAATCAGAATGCAGTATTTTCACCGGATCTACATTTTCAGCTGACGATGCTCTCTATGAAGAAGCCAGAGGAAGGTCCGAGGCCGCTAGGAACGGACAAGTTTACGACGTTAAGCCTCCATCGgatatttttcaagatgCCCGTGATAAGTCTGAGGGTATAAAACAGAATCGATCGGCATCTACTAAGTCGAAGAAGTCcggatcttcttcaggTAAAAGGCAGTTTTCGACAGTCTCGTTTGTTATGAACGAGACCAAAACTGGCAGCAAGATTATCggtgaagcagaaaaacCGGAAATGCAGCTGCTTGGCCAATCAGCAGTTCCCAGTACTAAGCTTCAACGACTTTTTCACTACGGTTCGTTGGCAGCAAATATTGGAATGAACGTGGTGAAGGAAGGAGCCAAGAAATATGCAAGTGGTGAGAGTCCTGTTTTCAGTAAACTGCTGATGTCACCGAGGAATATCCACAGAATGGCCCGGAAACTCAGCCAGATGAGAGGAGCAGCGTTGAAGATTGGtcaaatgctttcttttcaagacAATTCTGTTCTACCCAAAGAGGTTGCTCAGATATTGTCGAAAGTACAAAATACTGCCCAATATATGCCTGCTTCTCAGCTTGAGAAAACGGTTTCGTTTGAGTTGGGAGATGgatggaggaagaggttctttgcttcttttgatgaCGTTCCtattgctgctgcttctaTCGGTCAGGTTCATCGTGCAGTCACTAAAGAGGGACTGGAAGAGGTTGTATTGAAGGTTCAGTATCCAGGAGTGGCCGATTCCATTGATTCTGATTTGGATACCATTCTAATGCTTATGACTGTTTCTAGAATGCTACCTTCTGGTATGTTTCTAGATAAGAGTGTTGCCAATGCACGTGTGGAGTTGAAATGGGAGTGTGATTATCTTAGGGAGGCTAGAAACATTGAGAGATTTGCAGACCTgttgaaagatgatgacTGTTTTGCTGTTCCTAAAGTTTACCATGAGATAAGCGACGAGCATGTGCTTACGATGCAGATGATGAACGGCGTTGAGGTTTCTAAAGGGAATTTTAGCCAGGAAACTAAGAACTGGATCTGTGAGAATATCATGAGACTCTGCTTGAACGAGATATACAAATTCAAGTTCATGCAGACCGATCCAAACTGggccaacttcttgtatAATGAGAAGACCAATAAGATTGAGTTATTGGATTTTGGAGCTTGTCGTGATTTTCCCGCTGAGTTTGTTACTCTGTACGCAAACTGTCTTCGTGCTGCTGTGAAACAGGATAGAGAAAAGGCTGAGAAGTATTCGAGAGATCTGGGTTATTTGACTGGATTGGAAACCCCAGAGATGACCTCAGCTCATGTTGATTCGATGATGGTACTAGGAGAGCCATTCTGTGCGCAAGAGAACGGGAATAAGTGCTATGATTTCTCTCACCAGACAGTTACTGATAGAGTGAGGGCTAA
- a CDS encoding uncharacterized protein (BUSCO:EOG09341ICI), translating into MAAKNKSKKSKSEVNEDAEIPLPNEEEKYLEKLVFGDQEGFSNSLKQIDRLYDEQEEEGEKGEKLFIYDSESDDGYLSKMKNREEEVDEGNEEEEVEDEFSKLNDDRLFIDDRDGEEDKEEDKEEDKEEGKSDEDVDEDAMDVTSDSNDAWYDSDDQNIEVSLASSDKLRKLKATENEEKLKGNRYILRLRAQFERIYPRPAWADDYEGNETVKDDTTDDINEHKFDSVGDKSTHTHISASSNPLVDFLRTNQSYRLSDKNMRLLSPEKIDITRLVDANIKNISHSAIQTMSFHSTHPLLLTGGYDRTLRIYHIDGKHNNMVTSLHLRNSPVQTAIFNNSESTDIFAAGRRRYMYKWSVSNGQIEKITRLYGHEQTQRSFENFKLSPNGEFIGLIGSSGWINLLSTTTGQWIRGFKTEGNLVDFDFSTSSPMIIAAINSGGEIWEFEVKTGKVLSRWTDDTGVGVTKIKFSGYNGNDRWLAVGSNTGIVNIYDRMKGNKLIGCVENLVTSISSLQFNHDGQLLCIASKAKKDALRLIHIPSCKVYKNWPTSGTPLGKVTSVCFSPKSEMLATGNEAGKVRLWRLNHY; encoded by the coding sequence ATGGCTGCAAAAAACAAAAGCAAGAAGTCGAAGTCTGAAGTgaatgaagatgcagaGATTCCTCTaccaaatgaagaagagaagtatTTAGAAAAGCTTGTGTTCGGAGATCAAGAAGGATTTTCCAATAGTTTGAAACAAATCGACCGATTGTATgatgaacaagaagaagagggagaaaaGGGAGAGAAGCTTTTCATATATGATTCTGAGTCTGACGATGGATATTTATCCAAGATGAAGAACcgggaagaagaagtagatgaaggaaatgaagaagaagaagtagagGACGAGTTCTCCAAGTTAAATGATGACCGGCTATTCATTGATGATAGAGATGGGGAAGAAgacaaggaagaagataaggaagaagataaagaagaggGTAAgtcagatgaagatgttgatgaagatgctaTGGATGTAACGAGTGACAGCAATGATGCATGGTATGATAGTGATGACCAAAATATTGAGGTATCATTGGCATCATCAGACAAGCTTCGGAAGTTAAAAGCAACCGAGAATgaggagaaattgaaaggAAATAGATACATTTTGCGACTTCGAGCTCAGTTTGAAAGAATATATCCAAGGCCAGCATGGGCAGATGATTACGAAGGAAACGAAACAGTGAAAGATGACACCACCGACGACATTAATGAGCATAAGTTCGATTCTGTGGGAGATAAGAGCACACATACGCATATTTCTGCCTCTAGTAATCCTTTGGTAGACTTCTTGAGAACTAATCAGTCATACCGATTGAGCGATAAGAACATGAGACTTCTATCTCCTGAAAAAATAGATATTACTAGACTTGTGGATGCCAACATCAAGAATATTTCACATTCAGCCATACAGACAATGAGTTTCCACTCAACTCATCCGTTACTTCTTACTGGAGGTTACGATAGAACGTTGAGGATCTATCACATCGATGGTAAGCATAACAACATGGTGACATCATTGCATCTCCGTAATAGTCCAGTTCAGACTGctatcttcaacaacagcGAATCCACAGATATCTTTGCTGcgggaagaagaagatacatGTATAAATGGAGCGTGAGCAACGGTCAGATCGAGAAGATTACCCGACTTTATGGTCACGAGCAGACACAGAGATCTTTTGAGAACTTCAAACTCAGTCCAAACGGGGAATTCATCGGATTAATAGGTAGTTCTGGATGGATTAACCTTCTTTCCACCACTACTGGACAATGGATTCGAGGATTCAAGACTGAAGGTAATTTAGTGGATTTCGATTTCAGTACTAGTAGTCCAATGATTATCGCTGCAATCAACAGCGGAGGAGAGATATGGGAGTTTGAAGTCAAGACTGGGAAGGTGTTAAGCCGCTGGACAGACGATACAGGTGTTGGAGTCACCAAAATCAAGTTTTCTGGTTACAATGGTAACGATAGATGGTTGGCAGTGGGTAGTAATACTGGAATAGTCAACATCTACGACCGAATGAAGGGCAACAAACTTATAGGTTGTGTGGAAAACCTTGTGACAAGTATTTCGTCATTGCAATTTAACCACGATGGTCAATTGTTGTGCATAGCATcaaaagcaaagaaagatgctCTTAGATTAATTCATATTCCAAGTTGCAAAGTGTATAAGAACTGGCCAACCAGTGGAACTCCTTTGGGAAAAGTGACGTCAGTTTGCTTCAGTCCGAAGAGTGAAATGCTTGCCACTGGTAACGAGGCTGGTAAGGTGAGGTTATGGCGGTTGAACCATTATTAG
- a CDS encoding uncharacterized protein (EggNog:ENOG41), which yields MPFDTTRFEPLVEELLSALESSLSYRILVLIIGRPGSGKTTISQYLEDQLNERYRRNDNKLVPFSSDYFNLQHLDFTKEFEAARPLPIDLEEAETQINHDIDNPDFPSIPYNDSTTLKIIGRGLLSTLINVKTESAVSIHHPIPPFAKHISMDGFHLPRSVLGHMTNSQNMFLRRGFPDSFDSDLVVKLVQLLTDICYDTTVTAAGHQANLANALWMFDSLPGSPSISIPDFDHRLKDPTPDASIIAPSTRVIILEGNYLMLNQGRWAEISEIVRRNKQNNVLVWKVVPANKDEVRERTAKRHVTAGICNTLDEGYQRYDANDKLNGDLIDDSSNNEYIDKFIVN from the coding sequence ATGCCATTCGATACCACTCGTTTCGAACCACTCGTTGAAGAGCTTTTAAGTGCTCTAGAATCTTCTCTAAGCTATCGAATTTTGGTGCTTATTATTGGTAGACCAGGATCCGGGAAAACCACCATCTCTCAGTATCTTGAGGACCAATTGAACGAGAGATATCGAAGAAATGACAATAAACTGGTTCCATTTTCCTCTGATTATTTCAATCTACAACATTTAGACTTCAccaaagaatttgaagcGGCCAGGCCACTTCCAATTGACCTCGAAGAAGCTGAAACTCAGATAAACCATGATATAGATAATCCAGACTTCCCCTCCATTCCTTACAATGACTCGACCACTCTCAAAATCATCGGAAGGGGACTTCTTTCTACATTAATTAACGTCAAAACTGAGTCAGCGGTTTCAATTCACCACCCGATTCCCCCATTTGCTAAACATATATCTATGGACGGCTTCCACTTACCTCGTTCAGTCCTCGGTCACATGACCAACTCTCAGAACATGTTTCTTAGACGTGGATTTCCAGATTCGTTCGATTCAGATCTTGTCGTGAAACTTGTCCAGCTGTTGACCGATATCTGTTACGATACCACAGTAACGGCTGCTGGACACCAAGCGAACCTCGCCAATGCTTTGTGGATGTTCGATTCCCTGCCAGGCTCTCCATCGATCTCAATCCCTGACTTCGACCACAGACTGAAGGATCCGACTCCAGACGCATCTATCATTGCGCCGTCTACCAGAGTTATCATTTTAGAAGGTAACTACCTCATGTTAAACCAGGGAAGATGGGCCGAAATATCTGAAATTGTCCGTCGAAACAAGCAGAACAACGTGTTAGTCTGGAAGGTTGTTCCGGCAAACAAAGATGAGGTGAGAGAGCGTACCGCCAAACGGCACGTCACCGCTGGAATATGTAACACTCTCGATGAGGGTTACCAGAGATATGATGCGAACGATAAGCTCAACGGAGATCTTATTGATGACAGTAGTAATAACGAATATATTGACAAATTCATTGTGAATTGA